AATTAGAATACCGAAAGACTAAAGTCAAGAAACCTAATTTTTATAATTTATAAAACACGAAATAAGAATGACTTAGGAAATAGTAAAATCAAAAGTTAGTTATATGTTTCAACAAATAACTTGTATTTACGAATTAATAAACTCTAAAATTAATTTATGAATTAAATAATTTTAATTTTAGGAATTATATTAATGAGCAAGCCCACTTCAAATAATTCTAGAAAGCCGTCAGCATCATTCAATAAAAAAACGCGTAGCCGACTCGCCGAGCTTGCTGCACAGAAAAAGGCTAAGGCTGAAGATTTAGAACAGAAATATCCAGTCCCTACGGAAGAAGAAGCAAAAGCTGCTTTAACGAACATTTTACAGGGTCTTGGCGACGGATTAACACTTCAGCAAATCTTAGGTTTATCTGATGTTTTGTTAGAGGAGATTTATACAATTGCCTATAGCTTTTACTCTCAGGGTAAATACAACGAAGCTGTGGGTTTATTTCAAATCCTTACGGCATCGAAGCCTCAGTGTTATAAGTATCTCTTAGGTTTAAGCTCATGTTATCACCAGCTCAAGCTTTACAATGAAGCTGCGTTTGGTTTCTTCCTTGCTTTTGATGCGGAACCTGAGAATCCAATTCCTCCTTACTACATAGCTGACAGCTTAATGAAGTTGGAGCAGGCTGAAGAGTCCAAAAATTTCCTAGATATCACCATGGATATTTGTTCGAACAAGCCTGAGTACAAAGTTCTCAAAGAGCGCTGCAATATTATGAAAGATTCCCTCAAGGATATGCTAACAGCGGAATCTGAACCGAAAAAGAAAAAGACAACTGCCCCAAAAGCTAAAGCTGCTGGGAAAAAGAAATCTGGTGGGAAACGTTAATTAATAGGGTTAGGAGAACTCCATTATGAATAAAAAAGTTAGAAAAACGCAAAAAACTACAAAGACTGCGAAAAAGGCAGATAACGCACCTATACTGTTCACTCAAGAAACAGAGAAGCAAGAGCAAGCAATTACAAACCTAGAAAATTTGGTTTCTTCTATCTATCAAGACTTACCTTTAGCCCAGACTTTTTCTGGTATTCAGGATGAGAAACAATTGGCAAAGATGATGGCTGCTTTAAACGGCACTTTAGATTCTTTACCTATTGAGAGTTTAACAGAGGGTCTTTTTGACAATCCTAAAGAGGACGCTAAATTCGCTAAGGATCTTGCTTCAGTTTTACATGGGTTGAAAAATCTTTCTTCTACGGTTAACAAGCATGTTTCCGACAAGAAATAGCCTCTAATCAACCATTAAGAAATAAGGTAATTTTATAATGTCTATCTCTTCTTCTGGTCCAGACAGTAATAATGTCAAAAATATCATGAGTCAGGTACTTGCCTCTACACCTCAGGGAGTACCTAATCAGGATAAGATGGCAGGCAACGAAACTAAGCAGGTTCAGCAAACCCGTCAGGGGAAAAACGCTGAGATGCAAAGTGACACTGCCATTGCTGGAACTCAAGGCAAGGAGAAAACCTCTGCTGCTCGCGAAGCTCAAAACGCGACAGAACTAGGTTCTCAACAAGGCCTTGCAGCTGGAAAAGAAGCCGAAGGGATGGAAGAAGCTGGGCAAGCAGGCCAGGCTGCAGGCTCATCAGCCGCAAACTTTGCTGCTGCCCAAGCAAATATACAAGCTAGCTTAGAAGAAGCAAACAAAGCATTAGAGACATCGCTCGCATCTCTTTCTTCTTTATCTGCTACGGAATCTCAACAAATTCAAGAATTAGTTGCTGCTGCTGTTTCAGGGAAAGGCAATATTTCCTCTAAATCACTAGAAACTCCTGATCTTCCTAAACCTTCGGTGACACCTCGCCAAGAGGTTATGGAAATCAGTATGGCGTTAGCTAAAGCTATTGCTGCTCTCGGGGAAGCTACAGCTTCTGCTCTTTCCGACTACCAAAGTACTCAGGCGCAAGCGTCGACTATGAGTCGTGTAGCCCTAGAATCTCAAGGATTAAAAATTGATTCTGAGCGTGAAGAATATCAGAAAATGCAAGAAATGGAAAAGCAGGCTGGAAGCAATAAAACCATGGACACAGTGAATACTGTTCTGATGGCGGTCTCTATTGCCGTAACTGTTATTTCTGTTGTTGCTGCTTTATTTACCTGCGGTTTAGGTCTTATAGGAACTGCTGCTGCTGGTGCTACTGCTGCGGCAGCAGGTGTTGCTGCTGGGGCTACTGCTGGTGCTACAGTTGCAACGTCTGTAGCTACACAAGTTACTGTTCAAGCTGTGATGCAAGTTCTTAAGCAGGCAATAATAACAGCTGTTAAGCAAGCTGTGCAACAAGCTGTAAAAGCTCTTGTAAAACAAAGTCTTAAGGCAGTCATCAAGACGGTTGTAAAAACTGTTGTTAAAACTCTGACGAAAAACATTGGTAAGATCTTCAATGCGGGAAAATCCGCAATTGCTAAATCCTTCCCCAACCTTGCAAAAGTTTTAAATACATTAGGAAGTAAATGGGTCACTATTACTTTAGGGGCTACAATTGCTGTTCCTGCTTTAGTGAAAGGGATTGGGGATATAAAGCTATCTGAAATGCAAACAGAACTGGCTCAGATACAGAAGAAAACAGGGATGCTCTCAGCTCAGGCAGAGATGATGAACATGTTCACACAGTTTTGGCAACAGGCAAGTAAAATCGCGGCGAAGCAAACTGACAGCGCAAGTGAAATGCAACAACAAGCAAGTAAACTTGGCGCTCAAATTTCCAAAGCCTTCACAGCAATTAGTGCTGGCTTAGCGTCTGCAGTATAAAATTATTTATTAGGGGGAATTTTTTGCTATGACATCAGGAGTTAGCGGAAGTCCAGGTTCAGATCCTTCATTGGCAGCTCAGCTTGCGCAAAATGCCAGTAAAGCATCGGAATCAGCTCAGGGAAAATCAAACACTCAGGGAAAGCAGGGTGTTCACGAAGAAGTAGCAGCAGGTTTTGAAGATTTAATTCAAGAGACGCAAACTCAAGGAACCTCTAAAAAACAAGAAGCCTCCCAAACATCGAAAAGTTCTAAATCTGAAAAATCGGGAAAATCTTCCTCATCTTCTTCGGTATCGAGTGCATCGAACACTGTAACAGCTCAGGCTGTAAAAGGTCCTAAGGGCATGCAAAAACAAAACTACGAGCTGCCTCAATTACCTACACCTGAAAATGCCGAAGTAAATGGTGTTGTGATTAAAAAAGGCATGGGAACTCTTGCCCTATTGGGATTAATCATGACTTTATTAGCACAATCTAGTGCAAAATCATGGTCTTCACAATTCCAGCAACAAAACCAAGCTATTCAAAACCAGGTTGCAATGGCTCCAGAAATTGGTAATGCCATTAGAACTCAAGCTAATCACCAAGCTTCCGCTACAGAAGCTCAGGCGAAACAGAGTCTGATCTCTGGTATTACAAATCTCGTAGGTTTTGCGATTTCCGTTGGTGGGGGTATTCTTTCCGCAGCAAAAGGTTTGGGAGGTATAAAATCCGCAGCTTTTGCAAAGGAAACTGCTGGAGCTGGGGCTGGAGCGGCTGGAGCCGCAGCTTCTCAAGCTTCCAAGATGGCTTCAGAAGCAGCCACCGCTGCAACTAAAACAGTGTCTGCAGCAGCAACTTCCGCAACTTCTGCAGCTGGAGCTGCTGGTTCTGCGGCAGCAAAAGCTGCAGCAGGACTAACCGATGACATTGCTGCTGCGACGGCAAAAGCAACCGCGGGTGCTGCAAAAGGCGGCGGTGGATTGTTTGGCAAAGTATTAAACAACCCTGGATGGCAAGATAAACTTTCTAGAGGTATGAACGTTGTAAAAACTCAAGGTGGACGTGCTGCAGCGTTTGCAAGTAGAGCTCTTTCCACATCCATGCAGATGGCTCAGCTAACTCACGGTCTTACTGCGGCTGTTGATGGTATTGCTGGTGGTATTATCGGTGCTGAAGTTGCCCATCACCAAAGAGCTGCAGGGATGGCAGAAGCCCAGGCTGAAGAATTAAAACAACTATCTTCAGTTCAAAGCCAATATGCTAGTCAGGCCCAGGGTCTTCAAGAACAGTCTATGCAGAGCTTTAACTCTGCATTGCAAACTCTGCAAAACATTTCTGATTCGCAAACGCAAACAACGCAATCAATCTTTAACTAGACTATCCCGTCTTTTAAGATTGAAAATAGGCTCAACAATAGTTGGGCCTTTTTTATGTAAAGCTGCTTTACTTTAAGAAACAATATAGCCTTGGCGAAATTCTTCATGATAGATTAGCCGGCAGCCAACAATCATAAAGACTACTGCAAGCAGTAAAGATCCAGAAAGGCTCTCCCCTAACAACACCCATCCATAGAATGCCGAAAATAATGGCATAACTAGATTGCAAAAAGAAAGAAACGTTGAGGAATACTTTCGCAATAGCTTTGCATAAAGATTATAGCTAATAAGATTAGAGAATAGAACGAGACAGAAAATTGCTTGAATAAACAGTGCGGTATTATTCACGGGGATGGGATTCCATGTTTCTACAACCATAGAATGGCCCAAAGATAACACCCCGGAAATTAGCATAGCATAGGCATTTATCGCCATTACCGATAGAGAAGAGTTTTTCTCTATTTTTCTTAATAACGTCCATCCAAAAGCAGAAAAGCACGTTGCCAATAGCAGGAGAATTTCAGGAACTCCTAATTGCCAACTCCATGTACTTCTAGCATCGCCTCCAAAAAATAGATAAGACAGATAGCCAAATAACCCAAGGCTTAACCCGCCGATTTTTTTTAGTGTTACGGTCTCCCGCAACTGAATATAGGAAAATAGTGCTGATACAAATGGGGATAATCCGTAGATGAAGCAAGCCTTCGAAGAAGATAGATTTTTCAACCCTAAAAACTCACAGACATTTGTCAGGTAAAACCCAACCACCGCCAAAATAAATACTGGCATGTATACCTTTTTAGGAAGCTTCAACGATCCTTTTTTCCAAAATACTATTCCCGCCAAAACCAAACCTGCAATAAACATGCGACTCCCTGTTACAAATAAAGGAGCGGAAGCTTCCATTGCTAATTTGCTAAAAGCAAATGATGAGGACCAAATAAAAGCCGTAAAGAATACTAAAAAAATAGACATAGGGAAGTAATTTCTGAGTAAAAAATAGCTTATTGTAAAAGAATAAAACTTTGGCTCCAACTCAAATATATTTTACTAATAGACATCTCTAGAAAATGCCTACTTTCTCTCCTTTCAAATGTTAGGGTTTTTTTTAAGAAAACTCCCTTGCTTAGATCCCGAAAAACGTTACAATAACAGACTTAGAAAAACCTCTTAATGGAGAGAAAATGATCCGCGTAATTTGCAACCAAGAAACTTTTGAGCTTCCTGAAGGCTCTACAGCTGCTGATTTCGCGAGCAAAATAAAAAATTCTCATTACTTTGCTGGCGTTGTCATAAATGATCAAATTAAAGATCTAGCTACGACCTTAGAAGAAGGAGACACCTTAAAATTTGTTACTTTTTCAGATCCTGAAGGGCGAGAGATTTTTCTACATACTTCTGCGCATATTTTAGCTCAGGCTGTTTTACGTTTATGGCCAAATGCTGTTCCTACAATTGGTCCCGTCATTGATCAGGGATTTTATTATGATTTTGCCAATTTATCTATCTGTGAAGATGACTTCGCAATGATTGAAAAAACAATGGACCAAATCGTTCAGGAAAAACACACAGTAGCTAAAAGAACGTTTAATGATAAAAATGAGGCCCTAAAAGAGTTTGTTAACAATCCATTTAAGGTAGAGTTAATACAAGAGCTTCCCGAGGGAGAAAAGATAACTTCTTATACTCAGGGAGAGTTTATGGATCTTTGTCGAGGTCCCCATCTCCCCTCAACATCTCCTGTAAAAGCTTTTAAACTTTTACGTACATCAGCGGCATACTGGCGAGGAGATCCTAATCGGGATTCTTTAGTACGTATCTATGGGGTATCCTTCCCAACAACGAAAGAATTAAAAGAGCATTTACACCAGTTGGAAGAAGCTAAAAAACGCGATCACCGCGTTTTAGGAGCTAAACTGGATCTCTTTTCCCAACAGGAATGTTCTGCTGGGATGCCTTTTTTCCATCCTAGAGGGATGATTATTTGGGATGCGTTGATAGGATATTGGCATCGGCTTCATCAGCTTGCTGGTTATAAGCAAATCCAAACTCCTCAGCTTATGAATCGTGGTCTCTGGGAAGTTTCAGGACATTGGACGAACTACAAAGAGAACATGTATACCCTAAAAATAGATGACGAAGATTATGCTATCAAGCCGATGAATTGTCCCGGGTGCATGTTATATTATAAAACTCGCCTACACAGCTACAAAGAGTTCCCCTTAAGAATTGCAGAAATTGGTCATGTTCATCGTTACGAAATTTCTGGAGCACTTTCAGGATTAATGCGGGTACGAGCTTTTCATCAAGACGATGCCCACGTATTTTTAACCCCTGACCAAGTAGAAGAAGAAACACTAAATATTTTGAATTTAGTTTCTGAATTGTATGGAACCTTTGGCTTAGAGTACCACCTAGAGCTATCCACACGGCCAGAAAAAGGCACTATAGGTAGTGATGAACTTTGGGATTTAGCAACAGCAGCTTTAGAGCGCGCCCTTATTAATTCCAAAACTCCCTTCATTATTAATCCTGGTGATGGAGCTTTCTACGGACCTAAAATTGATATTCATGTAAAAGATGCTATTCAACGTACATGGCAGTGTGGAACGATCCAATTAGACATGTTCTTACCTGAACGTTTCGAATTGGAATATACAAATGCTCAAGGGGAAAAAAGCACTCCTATTATGTTACACCGCGCCTTGTTCGGCTCTATAGAAAGATTCTTAGGAATTCTTATAGAACATTTTAAAGGAAGATTCCCTCTATGGTTAAGCCCTGAGCATGTCAGATTAATTACTGTTGCAGATCGCCATCAACCACGAGCGAAAGAGCTGGCTGTTGCATGGCAACAGTTAGGTTTTGTGGTTACTGTGGATGATTCTAACGAATCTGTAAGTAAAAAAATCCGCAATGCACAAAATATGCAGGTAAACTATATGGTTACTTTGGGAGATAGGGAAATAGAGGAAAACTCTTTAGCCGTACGAACCCGAGATAACCGCGTTTTAAATGACATGACAGTGGAGAGATTCATAAATACTATACTTGAAGAAAAGAACTCTTTAAGTTTAACTCCACTATTGTAGAAAACACTGATCTAAGGATGAGCATCTGGAATGAAAACCATCGCTGTCAATAGCTTTAAAGGTGGAACAGCAAAGACATCAACAACTCTGCATTTAGGAGCTGCTTTAGCGCAATATCACAATGCAAAAGTACTTCTCATTGATTTCGATGCCCAAGCGAATCTTACTTCGGGATTAGGTCTCGACCCTGATTGTTACGACAGCTTAGCTGTCGTACTACAGGGAGAAAAAGATATTCGCGAAGTAATTCGGCCTATTGAAGATACCGGGATAGACTTAATCCCCGCGGATACCTGGCTAGAACGTATTGAAGTTTCTGGGAGCTTAGCTGCCGATCGCTATTCTCACGAAAGACTTAAGCATATTCTTTCTTCTGTAGAAAATGATTATGACTATGTAATTATTGACACACCGCCCTCACTATGTTGGCTTACAGAATCTGCATTAATTGCTGCGCAATACGCTTTAATTTGTGCAACTCCGGAATTTTACAGCGTTAAGGGTTTGGAAAGGCTCTCCTCGTTTATCCAAGGAATATCTTCTCGCCATCCCCTAAACATTTTAGGAGTCGCTCTGTCTTTTTGGAACTATAGAGGGAAAAATAACGCAGCATTTGCTGATCTTATCCATAAAACATTTCCTGGAAGACTATTAAATACGAAAATTCGTAGAGATATCACCATTTCTGAAGCAGCAATTCATGGTAAACCTGTGTTTACTACTGCCCCTTCAGCAAGAGCTTCCGAAGACTACCTAAATCTAACTAAAGAACTGTTAATTTTACTGAGGGATATGTAGTCCTATGGGAAATTTAAAAACGTTGTTAGAAAACCGTTTTAAGAAAAATTCTCGCGATAAAATGGAAACGCTAACACGTCAGCGTATGGATGGGGAGCTCTCTCCTTTCCTAAGCAGATTTTCTAATTTAAAATTATCTCAACAAGAAGAAGAAAAATTCCGAAGGCTTTTAGAAAACTATACCTTCGAAGATCAGGTTTCTGAAGAAGATTTCCGAGATCTTTGTAACCTTTCTGCTCAAATCAAGCAAATACATCACCAAGCTGTTCTTCTTCATGGAGAACGCATTAAAAAAGCCCGTGATTTATTAAAAGACTATCGAGAAGGGGCTTTTTCCTCATGGCTACTTCTTACTTATGGAAACCGGCAAACTCCTTATAACTTCCTTGTCTATTACGAACTATTTTCTACTCTTCCGGAACCATTAAAAATAGAAGCAGAGAAAATGCCTAGACAAGCTATTTACACATTAGCATCTCGTCAAGGGCCTCAAGAAAAAAAAGAAGCCATTATTCGTAATTACCGCGGGGAAAGTAAAGGAGAACTCTTAGACATTATCCGAAAAGAGTTTCCTTTAATCTCTACGGATCGTCGTCAAACGTGCTTGGCAAAACAAGCTTTTGCTTTACTTGCCAAAGGGTCGCAATTACTAAAAAAATGCTCAGAGTTATCTCCTGAGGATCATGCAGACCTTGAAAAATTGATAAAAAAGCTTCAAAAAGTTAAAAGTAATTTCTCCCCCAATATAAAGGTGTAATATATGGCAGCAAAATCAAAAGCTCTAGAACTAGAAGATAACGTTTTTCTCATTCTTGAAGGGAACCTGAAAAGAATTTTTGCCACTCCTATTGGTTACACCACATTTCGAGAGTTTCAAAATATTGTTTTTAACTGCGCTAATGGACAACAGGAAACAGCAAATTTCTTTTTTGAAATGCTCATTAATGGGAAGCTTATCAACGACCTTCCCGTAGAACAAAAACAAGCATCACAGAGTTTAATCGCGGAATTTATGATGTTAATTCGTGTTGCTAAAGATATTCATGAGCGCGGGGAATTTATTAACTTCATTACTTCTGACATGCTTACTCAGCAAGAACGCTGTGTCTTTTTAAACCGGTTAGCTAGAGTAGATGGTCAAGAATTCCTATTAATGACGGACGTTCAAAATACCTGCCACTTAATTCGTCATTTACTAGCGCGACTTTTAGAAGCGCAAAAAAATCCTGTGGGAGAGAAAAACCTCCAAGAAATTCAGGAAGATATAGTATCGTTGAAGAATCATTTCGAAGAATTAGAAAAAACTCTTCAGTAATAAAAATTTTATGAACAAGAAAAAGCGCGTGCTTACCGGAGATCGACCGACAGGTAAGCTGCATTTAGGTCATTGGGTTGGTTCGATAAAAAATCGGCTAGCTTTACAGAATAACCCTGATTACGACTGCTTTTTCATCATCGCGGATCTCCACACTCTTACAACCAGAACACGCAAAGAACAAGTTCTCGATGTTGATAATTGCATTTATGAGGTTCTTGCGGACTGGTTAAGTGTGGGGATAGATCCAAGTAAATCTACGATTTATCTTCAATCGGCTATTCCTGAAATTTATGAGTTATACTTGCTATTTTCCATGCTGATCTCGATAAATCGCATTATGGGAATTCCAAGTCTTAAGGAAATGGCTAAGAACGCTTCTATAGATGAAGGAGGTCTATCCTTCGGATTAGTAGGCTATCCTGTCTTACAAAGTGCTGACATTCTCCTTGCAAAAGCCCAACTAGTTCCTGTTGGGAAAGACAACGAAGCTCATGTAGAGCTAACCCGGGATATTGCCAGAAATTTTAATCGTTTATATGGAGAAATTTTCCCAGAACCTGATGTTTTACAAGGAGAGCTTACCTCTTTAGTAGGCATTGATGGTCAAGGGAAAATGAGCAAATCCGCCAACAATGCTATTTACCTCTCTGACGATGACAACGTAATCAAAGAGAAAATCAGAAGGATGTATACCGATCCTAATCGGATTCATGCAACTACTCCTGGGAGAGTGGAAGGGAACCCTCTGTTTATTTATCACGATATTTTCAATCCCAATAAAGAAGAAGTCGAAGAATTTAAGACTCGCTATCGCCAGGGATGCATAAAAGATGTTGAAGTGAAAGCACGGCTTGCTGAGGAGTTGATTCTTTTCTTACAACCTTTTAAAGAAAAGCGTGCGGAGCTATTAGCACGACCTCAGATTTTGCAAGAAGCTCTACAACAGGGAACTGAAAAAATGCGCTCTGTAGCAAAATCCACCATGGAAGAAGTTCATAATACTTTAGGTCTCAGCCATAAATGGCGCTCTCGCCTATCATCATAATTTTTTAGACGCTTATGACTTTTGACTTGCGAGCCTCCTTCTCTCCTTGTGGCGATCAGCCGGAGGCTATCGCAAAACTTACTCAAGGAATACGCAATCACACACCCTCTCAAGTGCTTCTAGGCACCACAGGATCAGGGAAAACATTTACCATTGCTAATGTTGTGGCTAATGTAAATGTACCCACACTAGTATTAGCGCATAATAAAACCCTAGCAGCACAGCTATATCAAGAATTCCGAGAATTCTTTCCTAATAACGCTGTGGAGTACTTCATTTCTTATTATGATTACTATCAACCTGAGGCTTATATTGCCCGCAGTGATACCTACATAGAAAAAAGCCTGCTAATCAATAGTGAAATCGATAAGCTTCGCCTATCTGCAACACGGTCTATTTTAGAGCGCCGCGATACCCTAATTGTCTCTTCTGTATCTTGCATTTATGGTATAGGCTCCCCTGAAAACTATGCTTCCATGGCTTTAGAGCTTGAAGTGGGGAAAGAATACCCACGAGCATCGCTAGCAGCTCAGCTTGTAAAAATGCATTATCAAGCATCTCCGGTGCCACAACGCTCTACATTTCGAGAGCGAGGAAGTGTTATTGATATTTTCCCTGCATATGAAAGTGATCAAGCTATTCGTTTAGAGTTTTTCAATGATACGTTATCCTCCATAGAATATAGCGATCCCCTGACTATGATCCCTACGGAAGCAGTAGCTTCAGTAATTTTATATCCTGGTTCTCATTACGTCACTCCTGAAGCGGTGCGTGAAAGAGCCATACGTTCAATCCAAGAAGAACTTGAAGAGCGCATGCTCTTTTTTAAAGATCACCCTATAGAGCAAGACAGGTTATTTCATAGAACCACTCACGATATTGAAATGATCAAAGAAACTGGATTTTGTAAAGGGATAGAAAACTACTCCCGACATTTTACAAATATCCCTCCTGGGAAACCTCCTACATGTCTCTTGGATTATTTCCCTGAAGATTTTTTACTCGTTATAGATGAATCGCATCAAACACTACCTCAGATACGCGCTATGTATCGCGGAGACCTATCTAGAAAGCAGTCTTTAGTAGAATATGGCTTTCGTCTTCCTTCTGCCTATGACAACCGTCCCTTAACCTACGAAGAAGCTCAGCAGTACTTCCATAAGGTGATTTATGTATCAGCAACTCCAGGAGAAACAGAGCTTAACGAAAGCCAAGGACATGTTGTTGAGCAAATTATCCGCCCTACAGGCATTCCTGATCCCCTTCCTGAAATCCGCCCGGCAACGGGTCAGGTAGACGATCTCTTAGAAGAAATCCGCAAGCGCTTATCAAAATCACAAGAAAAAATTTTAGTAATTTCTATAACTAAAAAGCTTGCTGAAGACATTGCTGCGTTTCTTTCAGAATTAGATATTGCTGCTGCTTATCTACACTCTGGAATAGAAACTGCAGAGCGTACACGTATCCTTGCAGATTTACGTCTAGGAAACATTGATGTTCTTATAGGTGTTAATTTACTACGTGAAGGTTTAGATCTCCCTGAGGTGTCCCTAGTGGCTATTCTTGACGCTGATAAGGAGGGGTTCTTGCGTAGTACTTCTTCCCTAATACAATTTTGTGGACGAGCAGCGAGAAACATAAAAGGAAAAGTCATTTTCTATGCTGATCACAAAACACAATCTATAGAACAAACATTAAAAGAAACAGAACGTCGCCGTCAGATACAGCTAGATTATAACAAAACTCATAACATTACCCCGAAGCCTATTATCAAGGGTATTTTTGCCAATCCTATTCCTCAAGGAGGGAAAAAAGATACCCAAGAGGCTCCTAAAGCTCCTCTATCCACAGAAGAATTGGAAAAACTTATAAAAAAATATGAGACTCTTATGCAGCAAGCAGCTCAGGAGTTCCGATTTGATGAAGCTGCAAAATATCGCGATAAGATGAAAGAAGCAAAAGAACAGCTTCTTTATCTTTCATAAATTACTAAAAATCCCTTATGGGAATCTGCTTGCTTTTTCTTAAATGAGATCCTAATATTGCCATTATGTTCTCCCTGGGTATAACCCCCTCTGATACTAGAATCAGTATATAAATGCTTAGTGTTATATAACCTTGTCGGAGCGATTTATCCAACCCCTTGACCAAAGAGATTTAAGACTCATGTTAGAAGTGACGGTTTCTGATATCCAAGCTAGAGAAATTTTAGATTCTCGAGGATATCCAACATTATATGTCAAAGTAATTACAGATGCAGGCACCTTCGGAGAAGCTTGTGTTCCATCAGGAGCTTCTACAGGAATAAAAGAAGCCTTAGAACTCCGGGATCAAGAGAGCTCCCGCTACCAAGGAAAAGGCGTTTTACACGCTATAAAAAATGTAAAAGAAGTTCTCCGTCCTGCAATACAAGGTTATAACATATTTGATCAGATTCTCATAGATTCTGTCATGGTAGAAGCTGACGGCACACCAAACAAAGAAAAACTTGGTGCTAATGCTATTTTAGGGGTATCCCTAGCGTTAGCAAAAGCAGCCGCAGCAACATTGGGAAGATCTTTCTATCGTTACGTAGGGGGCTGTTTCTCCCATGTTCTTCCCTGCCCAATGATGAATCTTATCAATGGGGGTATGCATGCAAATAATGGCTTGCAATTTCAAGAATTTATGATTCGCCCTGTAGGTGCTACATCAATAACAGAAGCTATACAAATGGGTGCGGATGTATTTCACACTTTGAAAAAACTTCTCAATGATAAGCATCTAACCACAGGAGTCGGTGACGAAGGGGGCTTCGCTCCACAATTAAAATCCAACTCTGAAGCTTTAGATCTTCTTTTAGAGGCTATTGAAAAAGCTGGTTTTACACCTGGGGAAGATGTCTCTCTAGCTCTTGATTGCGCAGCATCTTCATTTTACGATACCAAAAAGCAAACCTACGATGGGAAAAACTATCAGGAGCAGGTTAGCATACTTGCTGATCTTTGTGATCGCTATCCTATAGACTCTATAGAAGATGGCCTCGCTGAAGAAGATTTCGATGGATGGGAACTACTCACTACAGAACTTGGAGAAAGTATACAAATTGTTGGTGATGATATTTTCGTTACCAATCCGGAATTAATAGCAGATGGTATCAGCAGAGGAATTGCTAATGCTGTGTTAATTAAACCAAATCAAATAGGTACATTAACAGAAACTTCCGAGGCTATCCAACTTGCCCATAGTCAAGGTTACACGACTATTATCTCCCACAGATCTGGAGAGACCGAAGATACTACAATTGCCGATCTTGCAGTAGCTTTCAATACAGGGCAAATTAAAACAGGCTCGCTATCACGTTCTGAACGTACGGCAAAGTATAATAGACTTATGGCCATCGAAGAAGAACTCGGCGCTGAAGCACTCTTTAAAGATTCTAATCCATTCTCTGGAGAATAAAATCTTATTTAATCGCTTTCTAGTGCAGTCTAGAAAGCGATTATCTTTTTTATCCTTTCTCTATTTTTAATTATCTTAAGCTGCTAATA
This window of the Chlamydia sp. BM-2023 genome carries:
- the thrS gene encoding threonine--tRNA ligase, producing the protein MIRVICNQETFELPEGSTAADFASKIKNSHYFAGVVINDQIKDLATTLEEGDTLKFVTFSDPEGREIFLHTSAHILAQAVLRLWPNAVPTIGPVIDQGFYYDFANLSICEDDFAMIEKTMDQIVQEKHTVAKRTFNDKNEALKEFVNNPFKVELIQELPEGEKITSYTQGEFMDLCRGPHLPSTSPVKAFKLLRTSAAYWRGDPNRDSLVRIYGVSFPTTKELKEHLHQLEEAKKRDHRVLGAKLDLFSQQECSAGMPFFHPRGMIIWDALIGYWHRLHQLAGYKQIQTPQLMNRGLWEVSGHWTNYKENMYTLKIDDEDYAIKPMNCPGCMLYYKTRLHSYKEFPLRIAEIGHVHRYEISGALSGLMRVRAFHQDDAHVFLTPDQVEEETLNILNLVSELYGTFGLEYHLELSTRPEKGTIGSDELWDLATAALERALINSKTPFIINPGDGAFYGPKIDIHVKDAIQRTWQCGTIQLDMFLPERFELEYTNAQGEKSTPIMLHRALFGSIERFLGILIEHFKGRFPLWLSPEHVRLITVADRHQPRAKELAVAWQQLGFVVTVDDSNESVSKKIRNAQNMQVNYMVTLGDREIEENSLAVRTRDNRVLNDMTVERFINTILEEKNSLSLTPLL
- a CDS encoding CT584/Cpn0803 family type III secretion system protein; this encodes MAAKSKALELEDNVFLILEGNLKRIFATPIGYTTFREFQNIVFNCANGQQETANFFFEMLINGKLINDLPVEQKQASQSLIAEFMMLIRVAKDIHERGEFINFITSDMLTQQERCVFLNRLARVDGQEFLLMTDVQNTCHLIRHLLARLLEAQKNPVGEKNLQEIQEDIVSLKNHFEELEKTLQ
- a CDS encoding ParA family protein, whose amino-acid sequence is MKTIAVNSFKGGTAKTSTTLHLGAALAQYHNAKVLLIDFDAQANLTSGLGLDPDCYDSLAVVLQGEKDIREVIRPIEDTGIDLIPADTWLERIEVSGSLAADRYSHERLKHILSSVENDYDYVIIDTPPSLCWLTESALIAAQYALICATPEFYSVKGLERLSSFIQGISSRHPLNILGVALSFWNYRGKNNAAFADLIHKTFPGRLLNTKIRRDITISEAAIHGKPVFTTAPSARASEDYLNLTKELLILLRDM
- a CDS encoding pGP6-D family virulence protein — encoded protein: MGNLKTLLENRFKKNSRDKMETLTRQRMDGELSPFLSRFSNLKLSQQEEEKFRRLLENYTFEDQVSEEDFRDLCNLSAQIKQIHHQAVLLHGERIKKARDLLKDYREGAFSSWLLLTYGNRQTPYNFLVYYELFSTLPEPLKIEAEKMPRQAIYTLASRQGPQEKKEAIIRNYRGESKGELLDIIRKEFPLISTDRRQTCLAKQAFALLAKGSQLLKKCSELSPEDHADLEKLIKKLQKVKSNFSPNIKV
- the trpS gene encoding tryptophan--tRNA ligase produces the protein MNKKKRVLTGDRPTGKLHLGHWVGSIKNRLALQNNPDYDCFFIIADLHTLTTRTRKEQVLDVDNCIYEVLADWLSVGIDPSKSTIYLQSAIPEIYELYLLFSMLISINRIMGIPSLKEMAKNASIDEGGLSFGLVGYPVLQSADILLAKAQLVPVGKDNEAHVELTRDIARNFNRLYGEIFPEPDVLQGELTSLVGIDGQGKMSKSANNAIYLSDDDNVIKEKIRRMYTDPNRIHATTPGRVEGNPLFIYHDIFNPNKEEVEEFKTRYRQGCIKDVEVKARLAEELILFLQPFKEKRAELLARPQILQEALQQGTEKMRSVAKSTMEEVHNTLGLSHKWRSRLSS